One genomic region from Candidatus Bathyarchaeia archaeon encodes:
- the glyA gene encoding serine hydroxymethyltransferase produces MPTPREEYHYVLDILQKHHAWFRECIPLIASENIPSPAVREALTTDFGNRYAEGWPGERVYAGCRFIDQVEFKCIELMKRLFDAEFVDVRPISGVVANLVVYTAFTEPGDVMMALSIPCGGHITMGKKELGGTAGAVHGLVVEYLPLDYKELNIDVDKAKQRIEKLAAEGKPPKLVMFGASVFPFPHPVKELADTIHAVGGTVGYDAAHVAGLIAGKCFQDPLREGADVVSLSTHKTFFGPQHGGVLSWEKYADKIKRATFPGMVSNHHLHAVAGVAIAAAELLEFGREYARQVIRNAKALAQALYERGFNVLAEHKGFTESHVILIDITKHGDGGTIEETLEKANIIINRNLLPWDIKEGRHFQHPGGIRLGVSEVTRLGMKESEMVEIAEFIKRVVIDKEPPEKVAADVAEFRKDYQKVHYCFENATEAYQYIRIR; encoded by the coding sequence ATGCCGACTCCCCGCGAAGAATATCATTATGTGTTGGATATCCTGCAAAAGCATCATGCGTGGTTCCGGGAATGTATACCCCTAATAGCAAGCGAAAACATACCAAGCCCAGCGGTGCGTGAAGCATTAACAACGGATTTTGGAAACAGATACGCCGAAGGCTGGCCTGGAGAAAGGGTTTATGCCGGATGCCGCTTCATAGACCAAGTTGAGTTTAAATGTATTGAACTCATGAAGAGGCTTTTTGACGCCGAGTTTGTGGATGTAAGACCCATCTCTGGAGTTGTGGCAAACCTCGTTGTTTACACGGCTTTCACCGAGCCGGGCGATGTAATGATGGCCTTGTCCATACCGTGCGGCGGGCATATAACAATGGGTAAGAAGGAGCTTGGAGGCACAGCGGGCGCGGTTCACGGTTTGGTGGTTGAATACCTCCCCCTAGACTACAAGGAGTTAAACATTGACGTGGACAAGGCGAAGCAGCGTATAGAGAAGCTGGCGGCGGAGGGCAAGCCTCCGAAACTTGTTATGTTTGGAGCTAGTGTCTTCCCATTCCCCCATCCAGTGAAAGAGCTGGCGGACACAATCCACGCGGTGGGAGGAACCGTTGGTTATGACGCTGCCCATGTCGCTGGCTTAATTGCCGGAAAATGTTTCCAGGATCCGCTCCGCGAAGGCGCTGACGTTGTAAGCTTAAGCACTCACAAAACGTTTTTTGGTCCCCAGCACGGTGGAGTCTTATCATGGGAAAAGTACGCTGATAAGATAAAGCGTGCCACCTTCCCTGGAATGGTGAGCAATCATCACTTGCACGCGGTGGCTGGTGTGGCGATTGCGGCTGCCGAGCTTCTTGAGTTTGGAAGGGAGTACGCGCGTCAAGTTATTAGGAATGCGAAGGCTTTAGCCCAGGCATTGTATGAGAGGGGCTTCAACGTTCTAGCCGAACATAAGGGTTTCACGGAATCCCACGTGATTCTAATAGATATCACAAAGCATGGGGATGGAGGCACCATAGAGGAAACTTTGGAAAAGGCTAACATAATTATCAATAGGAATCTTTTGCCGTGGGACATTAAGGAGGGACGTCACTTCCAGCATCCAGGCGGCATAAGGCTTGGCGTTTCAGAAGTTACAAGGCTTGGAATGAAAGAGTCGGAAATGGTGGAAATAGCAGAATTCATAAAACGCGTAGTAATAGACAAGGAGCCGCCAGAAAAAGTTGCCGCCGACGTGGCGGAGTTTAGAAAAGACTACCAGAAGGTGCACTACTGCTTTGAGAACGCGACAGAAGCCTACCAATACATAAGAATCCGCTAG
- a CDS encoding MazG nucleotide pyrophosphohydrolase domain-containing protein — protein MHIHEFQEMMRTLYFRRDSQRGVEKTFEWLVEEVAELGEALKTDDKKALEDEFADVIAWLASLANITGVNLEKAALGKYDGKCPKCRYSPCQCTF, from the coding sequence ATGCATATACACGAGTTTCAGGAGATGATGCGAACTCTATACTTCCGTAGAGACTCACAGCGGGGTGTGGAAAAAACCTTTGAATGGTTGGTAGAGGAAGTGGCAGAGTTGGGCGAGGCATTAAAAACCGACGATAAAAAGGCATTAGAAGACGAGTTTGCAGACGTCATTGCTTGGTTGGCTTCACTAGCCAACATAACGGGTGTAAACTTGGAAAAGGCTGCTCTCGGCAAATATGATGGCAAGTGCCCAAAATGTAGGTACTCGCCGTGTCAGTGCACTTTTTAA
- a CDS encoding DUF488 domain-containing protein produces the protein MGKEITVWTIGHSNRSINNFLELLKEHEIQVLADIRHFPTSKIEHFKREQMEKWLPENGIEYIWLGKELGGYRKGGYQRHMRTKLFREGIKRLLEVASKKRTCLMCMEPNPKYCHRRFIAAHLERKSVKVIHITVKGQKALLNFKS, from the coding sequence ATGGGAAAAGAGATAACCGTCTGGACCATTGGGCACAGCAACCGCTCCATAAACAATTTCCTAGAACTCCTAAAGGAACATGAGATACAAGTATTGGCAGACATACGCCATTTCCCAACATCAAAAATTGAACATTTCAAAAGAGAACAGATGGAAAAGTGGCTGCCAGAAAACGGAATAGAATATATATGGCTTGGAAAAGAGTTGGGAGGCTACAGAAAAGGCGGATATCAGAGGCACATGCGAACCAAACTTTTCAGAGAGGGCATAAAGAGGCTTCTTGAAGTAGCCTCTAAAAAGAGAACATGCCTAATGTGCATGGAGCCAAACCCAAAATACTGTCATAGGCGATTCATAGCTGCCCACCTTGAAAGAAAAAGTGTAAAAGTCATTCATATAACAGTGAAAGGACAGAAAGCCTTACTTAACTTTAAAAGCTAA